One stretch of Acidobacteriota bacterium DNA includes these proteins:
- a CDS encoding VWA domain-containing protein: MSLLILIGIAAVGVFLFWAVARKKHLLALFGDLPLLVKNAPYISFARQRTKAVLLVLSLAFVVMALARLQFGTHLELLQREGLDIIVALDVSNSMLVRDMKPSRLEKARQEIRSVIDRLQGDRIGLVAFAGEAFVQCPLTLDYSVARMLLEAMDNNSVSVQGTSLSDAIRVSSESFSQKEKKHKVLMLLTDGEDHQGRVEEAAKEARKDGVKIYTVGIGSPVGEPIPILDRKGNQVGFKKDESGEVIVSRLDEATLQQVSLATGGKYYHATAGEMELDRIFTEISKLEKKELEGTLVTRYDDRYQWPLLIAMLLLAGEFFLPERKRPPRSSQHVSSV; the protein is encoded by the coding sequence ATGAGCTTACTGATCCTGATCGGCATTGCGGCCGTGGGTGTGTTTCTCTTCTGGGCGGTGGCGCGCAAGAAACACCTCCTGGCGCTGTTCGGCGATTTGCCCCTGCTGGTCAAGAATGCCCCGTATATTTCCTTTGCCAGGCAACGCACCAAGGCCGTGTTGCTGGTCCTGTCCCTTGCCTTCGTCGTCATGGCCCTGGCCCGGTTGCAGTTCGGCACTCACCTGGAGTTGCTGCAGCGCGAGGGCCTGGACATTATCGTGGCCCTTGACGTATCCAACTCGATGCTTGTCCGCGATATGAAACCCAGCCGGCTGGAGAAGGCCAGGCAGGAAATCCGCAGCGTCATTGACCGCCTGCAGGGGGACCGGATCGGCCTCGTGGCCTTCGCCGGTGAGGCCTTTGTCCAGTGCCCGCTGACGCTCGATTATTCGGTGGCCCGGATGCTGCTTGAAGCCATGGACAACAATTCGGTGTCGGTCCAGGGGACCTCGCTCTCTGACGCCATCCGGGTCTCTTCTGAGTCGTTCAGCCAGAAGGAAAAGAAACACAAAGTGCTGATGCTGTTGACCGACGGCGAGGACCACCAGGGCAGGGTAGAGGAAGCAGCCAAAGAAGCGCGCAAGGACGGGGTCAAGATCTACACCGTCGGGATCGGCAGCCCGGTAGGGGAACCGATTCCGATTCTTGATCGTAAAGGTAATCAGGTAGGGTTCAAGAAGGATGAATCCGGCGAAGTGATCGTCTCGCGGCTGGACGAGGCCACGCTGCAACAGGTGTCGCTGGCCACCGGCGGCAAGTACTACCATGCCACTGCCGGAGAAATGGAACTGGACAGGATATTTACCGAGATTTCCAAGCTGGAGAAAAAGGAGCTTGAAGGCACGCTGGTAACGCGCTATGATGATCGCTACCAGTGGCCACTTCTGATCGCCATGCTGTTGCTGGCGGGAGAGTTTTTCCTGCCCGAGAGGAAAAGGCCGCCGAGGAGTTCACAACATGTATCGTCTGTATAG
- a CDS encoding tetratricopeptide repeat protein yields the protein MYRLYSAVTIVLVLCVPPATHAGDYIDAVTLGNEAYRQKDYGKALEQYRIAETEIPESAELDYNLGGALYQQGKYEEAVEKFSRALNSTDLNVEAAGQYNLGNTYFRTQDYQNAIQSYQKALEIRPDDVDAKFNLELARKMLKEQMKPQEQEQQQQQQQQQQEQQQQDEQQQDEQQQDQQNEQQQQEQQQQQQEQQQDQQEMSREDAERILNALRDDEQEIQKQIRRHRAAGEYAGKDW from the coding sequence ATGTATCGTCTGTATAGCGCTGTAACCATCGTGCTGGTGCTCTGCGTGCCCCCGGCCACTCATGCCGGGGACTACATTGATGCCGTCACGCTTGGCAATGAGGCGTACCGCCAGAAGGACTACGGGAAGGCGCTGGAGCAGTACCGTATAGCGGAGACCGAGATCCCGGAGTCGGCGGAGCTTGACTACAACCTCGGCGGCGCGCTGTATCAGCAGGGGAAGTACGAGGAGGCCGTCGAGAAATTTTCGCGCGCCCTGAACAGCACCGACCTGAACGTCGAAGCGGCCGGACAATATAACCTCGGCAATACGTACTTCCGCACGCAGGATTACCAGAATGCCATCCAGAGTTACCAGAAAGCGCTTGAAATTCGCCCCGACGACGTCGATGCCAAGTTCAATCTCGAACTTGCCCGCAAGATGCTCAAAGAGCAGATGAAACCGCAGGAGCAGGAACAACAGCAGCAACAGCAGCAGCAACAGCAGGAGCAGCAACAGCAGGACGAACAACAGCAGGACGAACAGCAGCAGGATCAGCAGAACGAACAGCAACAGCAGGAACAACAGCAACAACAGCAGGAGCAGCAACAGGATCAGCAGGAGATGTCACGCGAGGATGCTGAACGTATTCTCAATGCGCTGCGTGACGATGAGCAGGAGATTCAAAAACAGATTCGTCGGCACCGCGCAGCCGGCGAGTACGCCGGCAAGGACTGGTAA
- a CDS encoding BatD family protein, whose protein sequence is MNRVVSGLCVTVALFLCLAATPSPVCGQDEIQVVVSIDRDTIGLDEQAIIQVEVIGESQNLPNPKLPTLPMFEVYSQGRSSNISIVNGKVSASVTYRYMLLPLEAGTFPISGIAVVQNNKRYEGGTLEITVLKTGTGTAPELEDRAVDATGQRRDYFMEAIADNERPFVNEQVTLTLKIYFAVQTYGSPELTEPTTTGFWTEVLGNEAPYYQKISGRTYKVIERKYALFPTQTGKLTIGRAMIGATVAAQSRQRDPFSVFGMFGRGEEITMRSLPIQVDVRPLPTKSRPKDFTGTIGQFTISASVNRTEVEVNQPVTVVFSINGVGNIKSVAEPLLPDLEDFRVYRASTRENVSKQNDRMGGTKVFEEVFIPNKPGTLTIPAVSFNYFDPQRERYQTVRTRPITLRVLKPEGYVQGADVPYVSPDMTVGSRASDIRYIKSDIGKLTPAGRLIAFTPLYMVVNALPVMILAGTVLLRRRRKRLAADVGYARSRAASRLARKRLAKAKTMAAVDTAGEFYAELSLALMSYVADKLNLSPYGLTAQRLSELLEEQSADQQLVQDIVRFLEECDFARFAPAATSQEKIDHALRRAEDVIVRIEGVSFE, encoded by the coding sequence ATGAATCGTGTCGTCAGCGGATTGTGCGTAACCGTCGCGCTTTTCCTGTGCCTGGCGGCAACGCCGTCACCTGTCTGCGGACAGGATGAAATTCAGGTCGTGGTCTCAATCGACAGGGACACGATCGGTCTGGATGAGCAGGCCATCATCCAGGTGGAGGTGATCGGTGAGAGCCAGAACCTCCCGAACCCCAAGCTGCCAACTCTGCCCATGTTCGAGGTATACTCGCAGGGCCGTTCCAGCAACATCAGTATCGTCAACGGCAAGGTGAGCGCCTCGGTTACCTACCGCTACATGCTCCTTCCGCTGGAGGCCGGGACGTTCCCTATCAGCGGGATCGCGGTGGTTCAGAACAACAAGCGCTACGAGGGGGGCACCTTGGAGATTACCGTCCTGAAGACAGGAACGGGTACCGCGCCGGAACTTGAAGACCGCGCCGTGGACGCCACGGGACAGCGGCGTGATTACTTTATGGAAGCCATAGCGGACAACGAGCGGCCGTTCGTCAACGAGCAGGTGACATTGACCCTCAAGATTTACTTTGCAGTCCAGACGTACGGGTCACCGGAACTGACTGAGCCGACGACGACCGGCTTCTGGACCGAAGTACTCGGCAACGAAGCACCGTACTACCAGAAGATCAGCGGGCGCACGTACAAGGTGATCGAACGGAAATACGCGCTCTTCCCGACCCAGACCGGGAAGCTGACGATCGGCCGGGCTATGATCGGTGCCACCGTGGCCGCTCAGTCGCGCCAGCGTGACCCTTTCAGTGTATTCGGAATGTTCGGCCGGGGTGAAGAGATCACCATGCGGTCGCTGCCGATCCAGGTCGATGTTCGCCCGCTGCCGACCAAGAGTCGGCCGAAGGACTTTACGGGCACGATCGGCCAGTTCACTATCTCGGCGTCGGTTAACAGAACGGAGGTGGAGGTCAACCAGCCGGTCACGGTTGTCTTTTCGATAAACGGCGTGGGCAACATTAAGTCGGTGGCCGAACCGTTGCTGCCTGACCTCGAGGATTTCCGCGTCTATCGGGCGTCGACCCGCGAAAACGTGTCCAAACAGAATGACCGCATGGGCGGCACCAAGGTCTTCGAAGAAGTTTTTATCCCCAACAAGCCCGGGACGCTTACAATTCCGGCGGTGAGCTTCAATTACTTCGACCCGCAACGGGAGCGGTACCAGACAGTCAGGACGAGACCCATCACGCTCCGGGTGCTCAAGCCGGAGGGGTACGTCCAGGGTGCCGACGTTCCCTACGTCTCGCCGGACATGACCGTCGGCTCGCGGGCGAGCGACATCCGATACATCAAGAGTGATATCGGCAAGCTGACTCCCGCCGGTCGTTTAATCGCCTTCACTCCACTGTACATGGTCGTTAATGCTCTGCCGGTGATGATCCTGGCCGGCACGGTGTTGCTGCGACGCCGGCGTAAACGACTGGCCGCCGACGTCGGTTATGCCCGCTCACGGGCGGCTTCGCGGCTGGCCCGCAAACGGCTGGCCAAAGCCAAAACGATGGCTGCCGTGGATACGGCCGGTGAGTTCTATGCCGAACTGTCGCTGGCCCTCATGTCGTACGTGGCTGACAAGCTGAATCTCTCCCCATACGGTCTGACCGCTCAGCGCCTGTCCGAACTTCTGGAAGAACAGTCGGCGGATCAACAGCTCGTTCAGGACATCGTTCGCTTCCTTGAGGAATGCGATTTTGCCCGGTTTGCCCCGGCGGCCACCTCGCAGGAAAAGATCGATCACGCCCTGCGACGGGCGGAGGACGTAATTGTACGGATTGAAGGGGTGAGCTTTGAATAA
- a CDS encoding tetratricopeptide repeat protein, with translation MNKAAAYLITTLALVLGQVASTAASPDEDFREANQLFETREYERAITLYTSIVQQGLESPALYFNLGNAYFRNGDLGHAVLYYLRAKRLSPGDDDIAANLQFARSFTRVQMEGVRLNPVQSLLESILEPYRLNSLAWASSLVFILVLSLLTVRYGLGVYSRALRSAVIALFCLLVVFSSLTTFKYRNDYLTHRAVVIAEDCSVRTGPSDQSDIELEAAPGLVVEILSESSDYFNVLFENKRRGWIQKELLAVL, from the coding sequence TTGAATAAAGCGGCCGCGTACCTTATAACGACCCTGGCCCTGGTTCTGGGTCAGGTCGCCTCGACCGCCGCTTCGCCGGACGAAGATTTCCGCGAAGCCAACCAGCTCTTTGAGACCAGGGAGTACGAACGCGCGATAACCCTTTACACGAGCATCGTGCAGCAGGGTCTGGAGTCACCGGCGTTGTATTTCAATCTCGGGAACGCCTACTTCAGGAACGGAGATCTGGGGCACGCTGTCCTTTACTACCTGAGGGCAAAGCGGCTTTCGCCCGGGGACGATGACATCGCCGCCAACCTGCAATTCGCCAGGAGCTTCACGCGCGTTCAGATGGAGGGAGTCAGACTGAACCCGGTTCAGAGCCTGCTCGAGTCGATCCTCGAACCGTATCGACTCAACAGCCTGGCCTGGGCATCTTCACTGGTGTTCATCCTGGTCCTTTCACTGCTGACCGTGCGTTACGGCCTCGGCGTGTACAGCCGGGCTTTACGCTCCGCCGTGATCGCGCTGTTTTGCCTCCTGGTTGTCTTCTCTTCCCTGACCACTTTCAAGTATCGCAACGACTACCTGACCCACAGGGCGGTCGTGATCGCCGAGGACTGCTCAGTCCGAACGGGACCGTCGGACCAGTCCGATATCGAGCTTGAAGCCGCTCCGGGACTGGTCGTTGAGATTCTGTCTGAATCCAGCGACTACTTCAACGTTTTGTTTGAGAACAAACGCCGCGGGTGGATTCAGAAAGAACTACTCGCTGTCCTGTAA
- a CDS encoding lysylphosphatidylglycerol synthase transmembrane domain-containing protein: MVGFWKKKQFWGGLIGLGLLTFCVKDIRGSELRTLLSQVNPGFLAAGLVMSFFFLVLRGLRWKLLVGQQNSITNLRAVTLYAAGQVLNSVMPVLTGQVGRLILFARKEGLRKTFVFSTMVLEILFDSLSLIIFVFFTSLVFPFPDQYRFIGYIVIVLTAVVILGLYVILHFQKGLEDYGRRRLRERWPGAHITVKKFIRSFIKGIELLRSSQHLAGSLVYSVAAWVAHLLAIYLLFEAFGLQIRFSGAAAVMIINTLVLMIPITPGNAGTFEVAVSTTMSALAVGRSDAVLFALALHIVDILPMFVLGFIFLHVEKLSLRQLRREHEHEVILRRISEEGTFIEEEVV; encoded by the coding sequence ATGGTGGGATTCTGGAAGAAAAAGCAGTTCTGGGGTGGCCTGATCGGGCTCGGGCTGCTGACCTTTTGCGTCAAAGACATTCGCGGCTCGGAGTTGCGCACGCTGCTGTCCCAAGTCAACCCTGGCTTTCTGGCAGCGGGACTGGTCATGTCTTTCTTCTTCCTCGTCCTGCGAGGTTTGCGGTGGAAACTGCTGGTCGGACAGCAAAACTCCATTACGAACCTGCGGGCCGTGACCCTGTATGCCGCCGGGCAGGTGCTCAACTCTGTGATGCCGGTCCTGACCGGACAGGTGGGCCGCCTGATCCTGTTTGCCCGGAAGGAGGGACTGCGCAAAACGTTCGTGTTCTCCACCATGGTCCTGGAGATACTCTTTGACTCCCTCAGCCTGATAATTTTCGTCTTTTTCACTTCCCTGGTATTCCCGTTCCCCGACCAATACCGCTTTATCGGCTACATCGTCATCGTGTTGACGGCGGTCGTGATCCTGGGACTTTACGTCATTCTGCACTTCCAGAAGGGTCTGGAGGACTATGGTCGCAGGCGGCTGCGCGAGCGCTGGCCGGGTGCCCATATCACGGTCAAGAAGTTTATCCGTTCATTCATCAAGGGCATCGAGCTGCTTCGATCTTCCCAGCACCTGGCCGGTAGTCTGGTCTATTCCGTAGCCGCCTGGGTCGCACATCTCCTGGCCATCTACCTGCTCTTCGAGGCCTTCGGCCTGCAGATACGGTTCTCGGGAGCGGCCGCGGTCATGATTATCAACACACTGGTCCTCATGATCCCCATCACCCCGGGCAACGCCGGAACGTTCGAGGTCGCCGTCAGCACCACCATGTCGGCGCTGGCGGTCGGACGCTCCGATGCCGTGCTCTTTGCCCTGGCCCTGCACATCGTGGACATCCTGCCGATGTTCGTTCTCGGCTTTATCTTTCTCCACGTCGAGAAGCTCTCGCTGCGCCAGCTTCGGAGGGAGCACGAACACGAGGTCATTCTCCGTCGCATCTCCGAGGAGGGCACGTTCATCGAGGAGGAAGTGGTGTGA
- the corA gene encoding magnesium/cobalt transporter CorA, translating to MIRSFYYLPGEGVRALEGIADFDKLSATEQSVLWVDMKKPTDQESYVLTHDFKFHPLAIEDVISERSRTKLDDYERYLFLVFPIVDFVGREEGLKISELDFFLGANTLVTVRYDDHRIFDYLHNRAERDERLISRGADYLFHAIIDTVVDNYNATLDIFEYEVDQVEDDVLGEHDEETLKSIFTLRRDIVQLKRIVMPQKEVVKLMSRLNHPRISEGLRVYFSDIHDHLARTNDMADTHREILNSSLEIYYSTISTKTNEIIKVLTILTAVFIPPTFLVGLWGMNFRNMPELAIEHGYFISLVAILLIMVGMILFFRRKKWI from the coding sequence GTGATCAGGTCGTTCTACTACCTTCCCGGCGAGGGTGTGCGGGCGCTGGAGGGCATCGCCGATTTCGACAAGCTGAGCGCGACCGAGCAGTCGGTGCTGTGGGTGGACATGAAAAAGCCGACCGATCAGGAATCCTACGTTCTTACGCACGACTTCAAGTTCCACCCGCTGGCCATCGAGGACGTGATTTCCGAGCGATCGCGCACCAAACTCGACGACTACGAGCGATATCTCTTTCTCGTTTTCCCCATCGTGGATTTCGTCGGCCGGGAAGAGGGGCTTAAAATCAGCGAGCTTGACTTCTTCCTGGGCGCCAATACCCTCGTGACGGTGCGCTACGACGATCACCGGATATTCGACTACCTGCACAACCGAGCCGAGCGGGACGAACGATTGATCAGCCGAGGCGCGGATTACCTGTTTCATGCCATTATCGATACCGTGGTGGACAACTACAACGCCACGCTTGACATCTTCGAGTACGAGGTCGACCAGGTGGAGGACGACGTGCTGGGCGAGCACGATGAAGAGACACTCAAGTCGATCTTCACGCTTCGTCGCGATATCGTGCAGCTCAAGCGCATCGTCATGCCACAGAAAGAAGTGGTCAAGCTGATGTCCCGGCTGAACCACCCGCGTATCTCCGAGGGCCTGAGGGTCTATTTCTCGGACATCCATGATCACCTCGCCCGTACCAACGATATGGCCGACACCCACCGTGAAATCCTCAACTCCTCCCTGGAAATCTACTACTCGACGATATCCACCAAGACCAATGAGATCATCAAGGTCCTGACGATCCTGACGGCGGTCTTTATTCCGCCCACGTTTCTGGTTGGTCTCTGGGGAATGAACTTCCGCAACATGCCCGAGCTGGCAATAGAGCACGGGTACTTTATCTCCCTGGTCGCTATCCTCCTGATCATGGTCGGGATGATCCTGTTCTTCCGCAGGAAAAAGTGGATTTGA
- a CDS encoding TetR/AcrR family transcriptional regulator, which produces MAKIRQSPKLPAEKRRAQLLASAHKLFMKKGYRSTTTEEIARHAGLTKGALYFHFKSKEDILMELMRAITAHNEEVFTAHLKPGMSPGEFLNRLFTVHLGHRRPHYEDMIALWLQAVRIPRVRRHLTGRLDRLVKLFSTYVDPACAGSRKRCRDLAVMMLALVHGLSGIRMISPSLVDPDSQVKQLQTLLDMQMNRKSRSRA; this is translated from the coding sequence ATGGCTAAGATCAGGCAAAGTCCCAAGCTGCCGGCGGAAAAGCGCCGGGCGCAGCTTTTGGCCTCGGCTCACAAACTCTTCATGAAGAAGGGGTATCGGAGCACGACGACCGAGGAAATCGCGCGGCACGCCGGACTGACCAAAGGCGCCCTGTACTTCCACTTCAAGAGCAAGGAAGACATCCTGATGGAACTGATGCGTGCCATCACGGCACACAACGAGGAGGTGTTCACGGCCCACCTGAAGCCCGGGATGAGCCCGGGCGAGTTTCTCAACCGGCTGTTCACCGTGCACCTCGGTCACCGCAGACCGCACTACGAGGACATGATCGCGCTGTGGCTGCAGGCGGTGCGTATCCCGCGCGTCAGGCGGCACCTCACCGGGCGCCTTGACCGCCTGGTCAAACTGTTCAGCACCTACGTCGACCCCGCCTGTGCGGGCAGCCGGAAAAGGTGTCGCGATCTGGCCGTGATGATGCTGGCCCTGGTCCACGGGCTGTCCGGGATACGAATGATTTCTCCGTCGCTGGTCGACCCGGACTCGCAGGTCAAACAGCTACAGACACTCCTGGATATGCAGATGAACCGAAAATCACGGAGCAGAGCCTGA
- a CDS encoding TolC family protein, with protein sequence MKAMRPRRVATLMPILLITLLAAGRGQARTTLTIADARQRALAFNRMYLSAQEGVVKAQGDVRKARAGALPDVSLSGRYNRNLKLGSMFWTSTDDQGIEKTTEIRFGFKNNFGASLTLQQSIWQGGKVFTALRIARLYGSYTRAQAEQTRADVKYQAEVLFYGAILQGSVLAVLQKSFEAASRNLEVVEKFYSQGLVSEFELLRARVEKSNLMPRILQLESEVRLSDKRLKSFLGIDLNEEVVLMEEPDDTSLAALLPMTLLVDTALGRRPEMRQLDYLTDISKKAISIARADYLPSLAAVSQYDWQSQSDKLTLRENISRSWTAGLVLSVPLFRGGRVGGAVAQAKADYNQTRLASAQMRDDIRLEVEEAYDRIRQAKKALDIQGETIAQAEEGLKIANLRYESGVGTQLEVLSAQAALTEARRVRAEATFFFREAKARLKRATTVDTDEVDDLP encoded by the coding sequence ATGAAAGCAATGCGGCCACGTCGCGTGGCTACCCTAATGCCGATTCTGCTGATAACACTCCTGGCCGCCGGCCGGGGTCAGGCGCGCACCACGCTCACGATCGCCGATGCCCGCCAGCGGGCGCTGGCCTTCAACCGCATGTACCTCTCGGCACAGGAGGGGGTGGTCAAGGCGCAGGGCGACGTGCGCAAGGCTCGGGCCGGCGCCCTGCCCGATGTCAGCTTGAGCGGCCGCTATAACCGGAACCTGAAGCTGGGATCGATGTTCTGGACGAGCACGGACGATCAGGGCATAGAGAAAACGACGGAGATTCGATTCGGCTTTAAGAACAATTTCGGCGCCTCCCTGACCCTCCAGCAGTCCATCTGGCAGGGAGGGAAGGTCTTCACTGCTCTCCGGATTGCCAGGTTGTACGGCAGCTATACCCGGGCGCAGGCCGAACAGACCAGAGCCGATGTGAAGTACCAGGCGGAGGTGCTCTTTTACGGCGCCATTCTCCAGGGCTCGGTTCTGGCGGTGCTTCAGAAGTCGTTTGAAGCCGCCAGCCGCAACCTTGAGGTCGTCGAGAAGTTTTACTCACAGGGGTTGGTGTCCGAATTCGAGTTGCTTCGGGCGCGGGTCGAGAAGTCCAACCTGATGCCGCGGATTCTCCAGTTGGAATCGGAAGTCCGCCTGTCGGACAAGCGGCTGAAGTCTTTCCTGGGTATTGACCTCAATGAGGAAGTGGTCCTCATGGAGGAGCCGGACGACACCTCGCTGGCCGCATTGCTGCCTATGACGTTACTGGTTGACACAGCCCTTGGCCGGCGTCCGGAAATGCGGCAGCTCGATTATCTGACCGATATCTCGAAAAAAGCGATCAGCATAGCACGGGCCGACTACCTGCCGTCGCTGGCGGCCGTCTCTCAATATGACTGGCAATCGCAGTCGGACAAGCTTACCCTCCGGGAGAACATCAGCCGCTCCTGGACGGCCGGGCTGGTGCTGTCGGTTCCTTTATTCAGGGGCGGGCGGGTCGGCGGCGCCGTGGCTCAGGCCAAAGCCGACTATAATCAGACGAGGCTGGCCTCCGCGCAGATGCGCGATGACATCAGGCTGGAGGTCGAGGAGGCATATGATCGCATCAGGCAGGCGAAGAAGGCTCTCGATATCCAGGGCGAAACCATAGCCCAGGCTGAAGAGGGCCTGAAGATAGCTAACCTTCGGTACGAGTCCGGGGTAGGCACGCAACTGGAAGTGCTGTCGGCCCAGGCGGCGTTGACAGAGGCGCGCCGGGTCCGGGCCGAGGCGACCTTCTTCTTCCGGGAGGCCAAGGCCCGGCTGAAGCGGGCTACAACCGTAGACACAGATGAGGTGGATGATTTGCCATGA
- a CDS encoding efflux RND transporter periplasmic adaptor subunit, with amino-acid sequence MIAVRQYVIAGHLCLVSLLSASCGGNNNDEVEQSERRVAVKAQIVDRSDQVLVKTFTGSLEGEKQAVLYAKLAEAVEAVNVREGQTVTEGQVLLVLDKYGPSSRYSSVLSVYRNSEKNFSKMEYLFKEGAISESAYDAARTEYEVNKAAFDAVSRLVEIRSPIAGVATSVAVSEGDLVQLGQVLATVATVERLRVKFAVNEEYIGRFRIGSEVTVSSEAVGGKLVGQATSISESADPVTRSFEVEVLVDNAEGVLRVGTFVRIDVVLQALDGVLTIPRPSVVTLNNQPVVYIVRGDVARKKSISLGLDLGPSVVVDEGLAAGDTLVTLGQNFLTDGIKVNITDWTQADR; translated from the coding sequence ATGATAGCTGTTCGTCAGTATGTAATCGCCGGGCACCTTTGTCTTGTGTCGCTGCTGAGTGCCTCATGCGGCGGCAATAATAATGATGAAGTCGAGCAAAGCGAGCGCCGGGTGGCCGTTAAAGCACAGATAGTCGACCGCTCCGACCAGGTGCTGGTCAAAACCTTTACCGGGTCTCTTGAAGGCGAGAAGCAGGCCGTCCTCTACGCCAAGCTGGCCGAGGCGGTTGAGGCGGTGAACGTCCGCGAGGGGCAGACTGTCACCGAGGGTCAGGTGCTGCTGGTGCTCGACAAGTACGGTCCGAGTTCCCGGTACAGCAGTGTGCTCTCCGTATACCGTAATTCTGAGAAGAACTTCAGCAAGATGGAATACCTCTTCAAGGAGGGCGCCATCTCCGAGTCGGCATACGACGCCGCCCGGACCGAATATGAAGTCAACAAGGCGGCCTTCGACGCGGTGAGTCGGCTTGTCGAAATCCGGTCACCGATTGCCGGCGTCGCGACCTCGGTGGCTGTTTCGGAGGGCGATCTGGTTCAACTCGGCCAGGTGCTGGCCACCGTGGCCACGGTCGAACGGCTGCGCGTAAAATTCGCCGTCAACGAAGAATACATCGGGCGGTTCCGGATCGGTTCCGAAGTCACGGTGTCATCCGAGGCGGTCGGAGGGAAGCTCGTCGGGCAGGCTACTTCGATTTCCGAGTCAGCCGATCCCGTTACCCGTTCGTTTGAGGTGGAGGTACTGGTTGACAACGCCGAGGGCGTGCTGCGTGTTGGCACGTTTGTGCGGATCGACGTCGTGTTACAGGCACTGGACGGCGTGCTGACGATTCCCCGACCTTCCGTGGTGACCCTGAACAACCAGCCTGTCGTCTATATCGTCCGTGGCGACGTGGCCCGGAAGAAATCTATCTCGCTCGGCCTTGATCTTGGGCCGAGCGTCGTTGTCGATGAGGGGCTGGCGGCGGGTGATACGCTCGTTACTCTCGGGCAGAACTTCCTTACCGACGGCATCAAAGTTAACATCACCGACTGGACTCAGGCTGACAGATGA